The following are from one region of the Carassius auratus strain Wakin chromosome 43, ASM336829v1, whole genome shotgun sequence genome:
- the LOC113061570 gene encoding transcription termination factor 2, mitochondrial-like encodes MLRLVTTSLCLYCQRAQVTPLLFMRPSSSIVQEENPLAVSALYDLSVDISKVRKLKGWVLRREQVYVNETAALLRNMGASGPVIARVLELHPEAILCKPDQMEAQKKLWMSVCTSQKDLVAIIEKFPSSFFSSSSDHDNQKANIAYFQTLHLNKRVISKLMASAPQSFSRPLKLNKEMIQTLQKTYLDLGGKEDNMKTWLQKLLTQNPYVLLKLPEALHDNLAFLRNVGFTGDELLRLLSKLKGYVTELNPESMRLTLNYSQETLGCTEAELRQIVLQCPALLYYSVPILADRFKGLLTAGVSMEQIMETPTVLELTTQIIQYRIQKLRSFDYDVRSGSLEVLDGTKKEFEMSYGKLHLRRERPFFNPVAPLQTED; translated from the coding sequence ATGTTGCGATTAGTCACAACTTCACTGTGTCTCTACTGCCAGAGGGCTCAAGTGACTCCTTTGCTTTTCATGAGGCCCTCCTCCTCGATTGTTCAAGAAGAGAACCCGCTTGCTGTAAGCGCCCTTTACGACTTGTCTGTAGACATTAGTAAAGTCCGGAAGCTGAAGGGTTGGGTGTTGCGCCGTGAACAAGTGTATGTGAATGAGACCGCCGCCCTGCTGAGGAACATGGGGGCTAGTGGGCCTGTTATCGCCCGCGTTCTGGAGCTCCATCCTGAGGCCATCCTCTGCAAACCCGATCAAATGGAGGCTCAGAAAAAGCTGTGGATGTCAGTGTGCACCAGCCAGAAGGATCTAGTAGCAATCATTGAAAAATTCCCCAGCTCGTTTTTCTCCTCGTCCTCCGATCACGACAACCAGAAAGCTAACATTGCGTATTTCCAGACGTTACATCTCAACAAACGCGTTATTAGCAAGCTTATGGCCAGTGCCCCTCAGAGCTTCAGCCGACCCTTGAAGCTAAACAAGGAGATGATCCAGACCCTGCAGAAGACCTATTTGGACTTGGGTGGGAAGGAGGACAACATGAAGACCTGGTTGCAGAAGCTGCTTACTCAAAATCCATACGTGCTTCTAAAGCTTCCCGAGGCCCTGCACGATAACTTGGCATTCCTACGCAATGTGGGATTTACTGGCGATGAGCTCTTGCGGCTGCTTTCCAAACTGAAGGGATATGTTACTGAGCTGAACCCTGAAAGTATGAGACTCACCCTCAACTACTCCCAGGAGACTTTGGGATGCACAGAAGCAGAGCTCAGGCAGATCGTGCTTCAGTGTCCAGCCTTGTTATACTATTCTGTGCCTATATTAGCTGACCGCTTCAAAGGCCTCCTCACCGCTGGAGTAAGTATGGAGCAGATCATGGAGACTCCCACAGTATTAGAACTGACAACGCAGATCATTCAATATCGCATTCAGAAACTGCGCTCGTTTGATTATGATGTACGGTCAGGTAGCCTGGAAGTCCTCGACGGCACCAAGAAAGAGTTTGAGATGAGCTACGGGAAGTTGCATCTTAGACGAGAGAGGCCATTTTTTAATCCAGTAGCTCCACTTCAAACAGAAGATTAA